A window of Sulfurirhabdus autotrophica contains these coding sequences:
- a CDS encoding thioredoxin family protein — MKLAQLFATAALALTVLTAQALEIQPYSPKALEEAQKANLPVALHFHADWCPTCRAQTKVLNSFKDDKSLNMTVLVVNYDKERDLKRKLGVRVQSTIIVYKGSAETARIAGETSPEKIKAALQSAL, encoded by the coding sequence ATGAAACTTGCTCAATTGTTCGCCACTGCTGCACTTGCCTTGACGGTTCTGACTGCACAGGCTTTAGAAATACAGCCCTATTCTCCCAAAGCACTCGAAGAGGCGCAAAAAGCAAATCTGCCCGTTGCATTGCATTTCCACGCTGACTGGTGCCCTACCTGTCGTGCTCAAACAAAAGTACTTAACAGCTTCAAGGATGACAAATCACTCAATATGACCGTATTGGTAGTGAACTATGACAAAGAAAGAGACCTTAAGCGAAAACTGGGCGTACGCGTGCAATCGACCATTATTGTGTATAAAGGCAGCGCTGAAACAGCAAGAATAGCCGGAGAAACCTCACCAGAAAAAATCAAGGCCGCATTACAAAGTGCCTTATGA
- a CDS encoding accessory factor UbiK family protein encodes MLNQKILEEINSKVSELVSQSPVKDIEKNMRAMLAGTFSRLDLVTREEFDVQQEVLLRTREKLNQLEARMAELEAAAKNTQSEG; translated from the coding sequence ATGTTAAATCAAAAGATTCTGGAAGAAATTAACAGTAAAGTCAGTGAGCTGGTTTCTCAAAGCCCGGTAAAAGATATTGAGAAAAACATGCGTGCCATGTTGGCTGGTACATTCAGTCGGTTAGATCTGGTGACGCGTGAAGAATTTGACGTGCAACAGGAAGTGTTACTGCGGACTCGCGAAAAATTGAACCAGCTGGAAGCGCGAATGGCGGAATTGGAAGCGGCTGCAAAAAATACCCAAAGTGAAGGGTAG
- a CDS encoding cytochrome c biogenesis CcdA family protein: MSAGVTELWLAVAAGSLTTLSPCVFPILPLVVGGAVQNNRLAPLAIGAGMITSFALVGVLVGALGAALNIDSDSVRTAGAVLLIAFGIVMLVPALNERFTHLMTPLAANANQASSKLDSSSLLGAFALGGLLGMIWSPCSGPILATTLTLVASEGGAGRGALILGLFGFGAAVPLVAIAYASRAGFNRSRDWVLKHIDGLKKGFGILIILVGVAILSGLDKKLEALVVNSLPDAWITLTTLF; this comes from the coding sequence ATGAGCGCAGGTGTCACAGAACTATGGTTAGCAGTTGCCGCAGGCAGTCTTACTACCCTGTCGCCATGCGTATTTCCCATATTGCCGCTTGTGGTCGGGGGGGCAGTGCAAAATAATCGCCTTGCCCCACTGGCGATAGGTGCAGGCATGATCACATCGTTTGCGCTGGTGGGCGTTTTGGTTGGTGCATTAGGTGCCGCGCTCAATATCGATTCCGACTCAGTGCGTACCGCTGGCGCAGTACTCTTAATAGCCTTCGGTATTGTCATGCTGGTTCCCGCGCTGAATGAACGTTTCACGCATTTAATGACCCCATTGGCAGCCAATGCAAACCAGGCTTCCAGCAAACTGGACAGCAGTTCGTTGCTGGGCGCATTTGCCCTCGGTGGGCTGCTTGGCATGATCTGGAGTCCTTGCTCAGGTCCAATTCTGGCAACTACTCTGACGCTGGTGGCAAGCGAAGGCGGGGCGGGAAGAGGCGCTTTAATTCTTGGGCTATTTGGTTTTGGCGCAGCAGTGCCACTGGTTGCAATCGCCTATGCTTCAAGAGCTGGATTTAATCGTTCGCGAGATTGGGTATTAAAGCATATCGATGGGCTTAAGAAAGGATTTGGCATACTGATTATACTGGTAGGCGTGGCCATACTTTCTGGCCTGGATAAAAAACTGGAGGCACTGGTTGTCAACTCGCTGCCTGATGCGTGGATTACACTTACAACCTTATTCTGA
- a CDS encoding ammonium transporter: MKRLISALALLGAIGFSTGILAEEPGAISTTPAVTEAAPAPEAVAAPVEAAPAATPAAAPAPSEAAPAAAPPPKLDSGNTAWMLTATALVLFMTIPGLALFYGGMVRKKNVLATLMQSFAITALATLIWFIVGYSLAFSEGGAYVGGLSKLFLKDLTVDGLNGLSIPESVFMTFQMTFAIITPALIAGAFADRMKFSAMLWFIGIWSIVVYAPITHWVWGPGGWLLGKGILDFAGGTVVHINAGVAGLVAALVLGKRIGYGKEAMPPHNLTLTVIGAAMLWVGWFGFNAGSELAADGRAGMAMVVTQIAAAAAALAWMFAEWMSKGKPSVLGIASGAVAGLVAITPASGFVGPMGALVIGLVSGVVCFWGATSLKRMMGYDDSLDAFGVHGIGGIVGAILTGVFAVKNIGGTAGMLEGNGGQVMTQILGVGATLIYGAIATFIILKVIDAIIGLRVSEEEEREGLDIALHGERIE; the protein is encoded by the coding sequence ATGAAACGTTTGATTTCAGCTCTGGCCCTATTGGGCGCAATTGGATTCAGTACCGGGATACTTGCAGAAGAACCCGGTGCCATTTCTACCACACCAGCTGTTACAGAAGCTGCACCTGCTCCGGAAGCTGTCGCTGCGCCAGTTGAGGCAGCCCCTGCTGCTACACCGGCAGCTGCTCCAGCTCCTTCAGAAGCTGCGCCAGCTGCCGCACCTCCTCCAAAACTGGATTCAGGTAATACAGCCTGGATGCTAACTGCTACCGCTTTGGTGCTGTTCATGACCATTCCCGGATTAGCTTTGTTCTATGGTGGTATGGTTCGTAAAAAGAACGTCCTTGCCACACTGATGCAAAGCTTTGCGATTACTGCACTGGCAACGCTGATCTGGTTCATCGTCGGTTACAGCCTGGCCTTCAGTGAAGGGGGGGCTTATGTCGGTGGTTTGAGCAAGCTCTTCCTTAAAGATCTGACGGTTGACGGCTTGAATGGCTTATCGATTCCGGAATCAGTCTTCATGACCTTCCAGATGACGTTTGCTATCATCACCCCAGCCCTGATCGCCGGAGCCTTTGCAGACCGTATGAAATTTTCTGCCATGCTGTGGTTTATCGGAATCTGGTCAATCGTTGTTTACGCTCCGATTACCCATTGGGTTTGGGGACCAGGCGGCTGGTTACTTGGCAAAGGTATTCTTGATTTTGCTGGCGGTACGGTTGTGCATATCAACGCGGGTGTGGCAGGTCTGGTCGCTGCGCTGGTACTTGGCAAACGGATTGGATATGGCAAAGAAGCCATGCCTCCTCATAATCTGACGCTTACCGTAATCGGTGCAGCCATGCTATGGGTAGGTTGGTTCGGCTTCAATGCCGGTTCTGAACTGGCTGCTGACGGACGTGCCGGAATGGCCATGGTTGTTACACAGATAGCTGCTGCTGCTGCCGCACTTGCCTGGATGTTTGCTGAATGGATGTCTAAAGGTAAGCCAAGCGTTCTGGGTATTGCTTCAGGTGCTGTTGCTGGTCTGGTTGCCATCACGCCAGCTTCCGGTTTTGTTGGCCCGATGGGTGCATTGGTGATCGGCCTGGTCTCTGGTGTCGTCTGCTTCTGGGGTGCTACTTCTCTCAAGCGCATGATGGGCTACGATGACTCTCTGGATGCCTTCGGCGTACACGGTATCGGCGGTATTGTTGGCGCGATTCTGACAGGCGTGTTTGCTGTCAAGAACATCGGCGGTACAGCGGGCATGCTGGAAGGTAACGGCGGTCAGGTCATGACTCAGATTCTGGGTGTAGGTGCAACCTTGATCTACGGTGCAATCGCTACCTTCATTATCCTGAAAGTGATTGACGCGATCATCGGTTTGCGTGTCTCCGAAGAAGAGGAACGCGAAGGTCTGGATATTGCGCTGCACGGTGAGCGTATCGAGTAA
- a CDS encoding archaeosortase/exosortase family protein — protein MALNNLLNPVMHRVERPRMFARELRFALLFLLAFFLLQYGYSASRGTAFEHLVIDVATVRPSAAMINLIAPKEQAQATGHRIVSPLGGLSILNGCEGTESIFLLLAAIVAFSAPWKHKLRGALLGTVFIYLLNQGRIVSLYFAAHYNRHWFDLLHGTIAPTLIIVLGCVFFLWWASRDAAVGNEPAYPA, from the coding sequence ATGGCCTTAAACAATCTGCTTAACCCTGTTATGCACCGCGTAGAAAGACCTCGTATGTTTGCCAGAGAGCTACGCTTCGCTTTACTTTTCCTGTTGGCTTTTTTCCTGTTGCAGTATGGCTATTCTGCCAGCCGCGGCACAGCTTTCGAGCATCTTGTCATTGATGTTGCCACGGTGCGCCCGAGTGCGGCTATGATCAATTTGATCGCGCCAAAGGAGCAGGCCCAGGCAACGGGGCATCGCATCGTGTCACCATTAGGCGGACTGTCCATACTCAACGGCTGCGAAGGGACGGAAAGCATCTTTCTGCTGCTGGCCGCGATTGTGGCTTTCAGCGCACCCTGGAAACACAAACTGAGAGGCGCGCTCCTGGGCACCGTATTCATTTACCTGCTGAATCAGGGACGCATTGTTTCCCTCTATTTTGCAGCACACTACAATCGTCACTGGTTCGACCTGCTGCACGGCACTATAGCGCCGACCCTAATCATCGTGCTGGGGTGTGTCTTCTTCCTGTGGTGGGCAAGTCGGGATGCGGCTGTCGGCAATGAACCAGCGTACCCTGCTTAA
- a CDS encoding GAF domain-containing sensor histidine kinase: MQEPEFPADESHRIEVLHSLHVLDTPPEERFDRITRVAQRLFDVSIALVSLVDTDRQWFKSCQGLSASETPRSISFCGHAILSPDTFVVANTLADLRFADNPLVTGPPNIRFYAGHPLQAADGSLLGTLCIIDDKPRNFTPDMLALLADLAGCVERELNQQTLVEAMANVQASHMQLHQSRQQLQHVLSCSPSVTYTLNLDCGSSKLTWVSENIKRFFGFNSDEILAEPNWWEKHVHDEDRESAINAISALLENGHIVRSYRLRNHAGQYIWVRDELQMLENDGDIRQAVGSWNDITEYKKVERLKKEFVSTVSHELRTPLTSIRGSLGLVAGGVAGELSQQAKSLVDIAFKNSERLLGLINDLLDVEKIESGKMKFDLKPFRLMEIVDQSLENNQGFAQQYGISFELAGRISENVHVMIDEMRLMQVLSNLLSNAAKFSPKDGVVEIGVTQNGKRLRVSVKDHGAGIPQAFQSSIFQKFSQADSSDTRQKGGTGLGLSIAKAIIEHMHGTIGFDTVEGECATFWFELPQWDGEPGS, encoded by the coding sequence TTGCAGGAACCAGAATTTCCAGCTGACGAGTCGCATCGTATTGAAGTGCTGCATTCTTTGCATGTCCTTGATACCCCACCCGAGGAACGCTTTGATCGCATTACGCGAGTGGCACAACGCTTGTTTGATGTGTCTATCGCTCTGGTTTCGCTGGTGGATACCGATCGTCAATGGTTTAAATCCTGTCAGGGACTGAGCGCGAGCGAGACACCTCGGTCCATTTCATTCTGTGGCCATGCTATTTTGAGTCCTGATACTTTTGTCGTTGCCAATACACTGGCTGATCTGCGCTTCGCTGATAATCCGCTTGTAACGGGTCCTCCAAATATCCGTTTTTATGCTGGCCATCCACTTCAGGCTGCTGATGGCAGCTTACTCGGGACATTGTGTATTATTGATGATAAGCCCAGAAATTTCACACCGGACATGCTGGCTTTGCTTGCGGACCTTGCCGGTTGTGTAGAAAGAGAGCTTAACCAGCAGACCTTGGTTGAAGCAATGGCAAATGTACAGGCCAGTCACATGCAATTGCATCAATCTCGACAGCAATTGCAGCATGTGCTTTCTTGTAGCCCTTCGGTGACCTATACACTTAATTTAGATTGTGGAAGCTCAAAGCTCACGTGGGTAAGCGAAAATATCAAGCGTTTTTTCGGTTTTAATTCTGATGAAATATTAGCGGAACCAAACTGGTGGGAAAAGCATGTTCACGACGAGGACCGCGAATCGGCAATTAATGCAATATCTGCTCTGCTAGAAAATGGGCATATTGTTCGCAGTTACAGATTGCGAAATCATGCCGGGCAATATATCTGGGTACGAGATGAACTGCAGATGCTGGAAAATGATGGCGATATTCGACAAGCAGTGGGGTCGTGGAACGATATTACAGAGTACAAGAAAGTAGAGCGGTTAAAAAAGGAGTTTGTTTCTACAGTCAGCCACGAACTGCGTACGCCATTGACCTCTATCAGAGGGTCTCTTGGCCTTGTTGCGGGTGGTGTGGCAGGTGAATTGTCTCAACAAGCCAAAAGCCTAGTGGACATAGCCTTTAAAAATAGCGAGCGGCTGCTAGGGCTGATCAATGACTTGCTGGATGTGGAAAAAATAGAGTCTGGCAAAATGAAATTTGATCTCAAGCCATTTCGTTTGATGGAAATTGTAGACCAAAGTTTGGAAAACAATCAGGGTTTTGCGCAACAATACGGGATCAGTTTTGAGTTGGCAGGGCGGATTTCCGAAAACGTGCATGTGATGATCGATGAAATGCGTTTAATGCAAGTGCTCTCAAATCTGTTGTCCAATGCTGCAAAATTTTCACCCAAGGATGGCGTTGTTGAAATTGGTGTAACCCAAAATGGAAAACGATTGCGGGTTAGCGTTAAGGACCATGGGGCAGGCATTCCGCAGGCTTTCCAGTCGAGTATATTCCAAAAATTTTCGCAGGCAGACTCTTCAGATACACGTCAAAAAGGGGGAACCGGGCTTGGCCTTAGCATCGCTAAGGCTATTATTGAGCACATGCATGGCACAATTGGTTTCGATACCGTAGAGGGAGAATGCGCAACTTTCTGGTTTGAATTGCCGCAATGGGATGGTGAACCGGGATCTTAG
- a CDS encoding Rossmann-fold NAD(P)-binding domain-containing protein — MTNEKIILIGIGQLGRIFAGGLLRTGYSIIPVNRGDDMAALAAKEPSPRLVLVAVAENDLHSVLAALPEQWKGCVGLIQNELLPRDWEKYQIQHPTVISVWFEKKKGMDAKPLIASPVYGPASEMMVKALESIDIPCHQLNNDQALTFELVRKNLYILTTNIAGMKTGGNVSQLWENHRDFATAVAQDVMDIQDWLTGQKQDRNKLLQGMVEAFEADPLHMCMGRSAPGRLARALSFADEAGLNVPALRNISIV, encoded by the coding sequence ATGACAAATGAAAAAATAATTTTGATTGGTATCGGGCAATTAGGCCGGATTTTCGCAGGGGGATTGTTAAGAACCGGTTATAGCATTATACCGGTTAACCGGGGAGACGATATGGCAGCGCTCGCTGCGAAAGAACCTTCTCCTCGCTTAGTTCTGGTGGCTGTAGCAGAAAATGATTTGCATAGTGTATTAGCTGCGCTACCTGAACAATGGAAAGGATGCGTCGGATTGATCCAGAACGAGCTGTTGCCACGTGATTGGGAAAAATACCAGATTCAGCATCCGACAGTGATATCCGTCTGGTTTGAAAAGAAAAAAGGGATGGATGCCAAGCCTTTGATTGCTTCTCCTGTATATGGGCCTGCGTCTGAAATGATGGTGAAAGCGCTGGAATCTATAGATATTCCTTGCCATCAACTTAATAATGATCAGGCACTTACGTTTGAACTGGTTCGAAAAAACCTGTATATCCTGACAACCAATATTGCCGGGATGAAAACCGGGGGTAATGTGAGCCAATTATGGGAAAATCACCGGGATTTTGCAACGGCCGTTGCGCAGGACGTGATGGATATACAGGACTGGTTAACCGGGCAAAAACAGGATCGAAACAAGTTGCTGCAAGGGATGGTGGAAGCATTTGAAGCTGACCCGCTCCATATGTGTATGGGGCGCAGCGCGCCGGGGCGTCTGGCACGTGCTTTGAGTTTTGCTGATGAAGCTGGATTGAACGTACCTGCTTTGCGAAATATCTCTATCGTTTGA
- a CDS encoding phosphate/phosphite/phosphonate ABC transporter substrate-binding protein — translation MKTFSSTSHFQECTYMRNNKLIQCIAFQLLITSLLVAFQPSAIAAENTPIRMGINHGLSEPLKSYDRQERYQTFSDYISEVLKRPVRFEVFQNLKRPTGDPKKARYDIAFVRPSNNVGLALRDKGSSLVASAKGDLNAYFFVSKDSPIKTPAEMKGKRFVMPAPTSLMSYIGLASLRDLGIDPTSQQISYTDFQEQGGFMVQQKLTDVSIVGPLVAKDMQAKGNVLIYKSKPVPSWAMVASPSISQVDVEKLRAALINLSNTEAGKKILHKIEVDAFEEGNKDQYIEMLKWLKI, via the coding sequence TTGAAAACATTTTCTTCAACTTCACACTTTCAGGAATGCACATATATGCGCAACAATAAACTCATTCAATGCATTGCGTTTCAACTACTTATCACTTCGCTTTTGGTGGCTTTTCAACCCTCAGCAATTGCTGCTGAAAACACGCCCATTCGAATGGGTATCAATCATGGCCTGTCAGAACCCCTAAAAAGTTACGACCGGCAAGAACGTTATCAAACGTTTTCTGATTATATTTCTGAAGTGTTAAAGCGTCCGGTGCGCTTTGAAGTATTTCAAAACTTGAAACGCCCAACTGGTGATCCCAAAAAGGCAAGATACGACATCGCATTTGTACGCCCAAGCAATAATGTAGGCCTGGCATTAAGAGATAAAGGCTCATCCCTTGTAGCTTCAGCCAAAGGCGATTTAAATGCTTACTTTTTTGTTAGCAAAGACTCTCCCATAAAAACCCCAGCAGAAATGAAAGGCAAACGATTTGTCATGCCTGCCCCAACTTCACTGATGAGTTATATTGGCTTGGCTTCCCTACGTGACCTTGGCATTGACCCGACCTCTCAACAAATTTCTTATACTGATTTCCAGGAACAGGGCGGATTTATGGTTCAACAGAAATTGACTGACGTGTCGATTGTGGGGCCTCTGGTAGCAAAAGACATGCAAGCGAAAGGCAATGTGCTTATTTACAAGAGCAAACCTGTACCGAGCTGGGCGATGGTAGCGTCACCTTCAATCAGTCAGGTTGATGTGGAAAAGCTGCGGGCTGCACTAATTAACTTATCAAACACAGAGGCAGGTAAAAAAATATTACACAAAATTGAGGTCGACGCTTTTGAAGAAGGCAATAAAGACCAATATATCGAAATGTTAAAGTGGCTTAAAATATAA
- a CDS encoding TorF family putative porin: MRTISKSLILAGFTTLSMLAVSGTASAAEAAPAYTLTSNVSLVSDYYFRGLTQTWHKPALQGGVDYAHSSGFYAGLWASNVSGNQYSGGSLEVDYYGGYNGKINDDFSWTAGLYGYYYPGANVNKSAGPNASTADVKFNNLEWNVGVSYKWLSAKYSQSFTDYFGLNTNTGYTSDTKGSSYIDLSASIPLMDDLSLGLHVGHTDIKSKTAAGGNPDYNDYKIGVTKTFKDGWNIGVAYAKSSNSSFYDNTGSLANSDTSNLGDGRFILNAGRSF, encoded by the coding sequence ATGCGGACCATCTCCAAGTCTTTAATCCTGGCAGGCTTCACCACTTTATCCATGCTCGCAGTTTCAGGTACAGCTTCTGCAGCCGAAGCCGCACCAGCTTACACATTAACTTCTAACGTTTCTCTGGTTTCTGACTACTATTTCCGTGGCCTGACACAAACCTGGCACAAGCCGGCACTGCAAGGTGGCGTGGATTATGCACATAGCAGTGGGTTTTATGCTGGCTTATGGGCTTCTAACGTTAGTGGTAACCAATATAGCGGCGGCTCGCTGGAAGTGGATTACTACGGTGGCTACAACGGTAAAATCAACGACGATTTCAGCTGGACCGCTGGCCTCTACGGATATTACTATCCTGGTGCAAACGTCAACAAATCTGCTGGGCCTAATGCATCAACTGCAGACGTAAAATTTAACAACCTTGAATGGAACGTAGGTGTTTCTTACAAGTGGTTGAGCGCAAAATACTCACAAAGCTTTACGGACTATTTCGGCCTCAATACAAACACCGGTTACACAAGCGACACTAAAGGCTCCAGCTATATCGACCTGAGTGCCAGCATCCCACTGATGGACGATTTATCTCTGGGACTCCATGTTGGGCACACCGATATTAAATCCAAAACCGCTGCCGGCGGCAATCCAGATTACAACGATTACAAGATTGGGGTGACCAAAACCTTCAAGGATGGCTGGAATATTGGCGTAGCTTATGCCAAGAGCAGCAACAGCAGTTTCTACGATAACACCGGTTCGCTTGCCAATTCAGACACATCGAATCTGGGCGATGGCCGCTTCATCCTGAACGCCGGACGTAGCTTCTAA
- the glnK gene encoding P-II family nitrogen regulator — MKLVTAIIKPFKLDEVREALSAIGVQGITVTEVKGFGRQKGHTELYRGAEYVVDFLPKVKIEAAIKADLVDQVIEAIEKSANTGKIGDGKIFVFNLEQAVRIRTGESGPDAL, encoded by the coding sequence ATGAAACTCGTTACCGCAATCATCAAGCCTTTCAAGCTTGACGAGGTACGTGAAGCTTTATCCGCCATTGGCGTACAAGGTATCACTGTCACCGAAGTCAAAGGCTTTGGACGGCAAAAGGGGCACACCGAACTATATCGCGGTGCAGAGTACGTGGTGGATTTTCTGCCTAAGGTCAAAATTGAAGCCGCAATCAAGGCTGATCTAGTCGACCAGGTGATTGAAGCCATTGAAAAATCAGCCAATACCGGCAAAATCGGCGATGGCAAAATTTTCGTATTCAATCTTGAACAGGCAGTCCGTATCCGAACCGGTGAATCCGGTCCGGATGCGCTATAA
- a CDS encoding DMT family protein encodes MRPALTAITLLLCSNIFMTFAWYAHLKELNNKPWIIAAMVSWGIALFEYMFQVPANRIGYSVMSIGQLKILQEVVTLSIFVPFTVYYLKEPLKLDYLWAGLCLIGAVYFMFRSKLYGA; translated from the coding sequence TTGAGACCAGCGCTTACTGCCATCACGCTTTTGCTTTGCAGCAATATATTCATGACGTTCGCCTGGTATGCCCATTTGAAAGAGCTCAATAATAAACCATGGATTATTGCCGCTATGGTTAGCTGGGGAATTGCCCTGTTTGAGTATATGTTTCAAGTACCGGCAAACCGGATTGGCTACAGCGTCATGTCTATCGGTCAGCTCAAAATACTGCAAGAGGTCGTTACGCTTTCAATATTTGTCCCATTCACGGTCTATTATTTAAAAGAACCTTTAAAACTCGATTATTTATGGGCAGGCCTGTGTTTGATCGGAGCCGTCTATTTCATGTTCAGAAGCAAACTCTATGGCGCCTGA
- a CDS encoding type 2 periplasmic-binding domain-containing protein, giving the protein MKLINLFLANAMTLLACQAFAHGPTVTPDLEVFISGSSALQKTLGKTAGSMMQAGTIDVYYDNTSGGSNYRAYFGTVNGTGTALDGKKVLIHESAVGGSLMGVTPVAKATAISRMKIETATCTSTGAAYPSATYNCSATVNAVPDAGVSDMEPSLFVGSNLPIGTVQLNQTELGHLFVQSQNAVVYGIAVSDNVYANVTNLSRFQITSLLTGSYQEWGPINPSLAGHFVRVERRVSGSGTQASANAFFGGYPCSSGSVALADASFSNAGQYEVAENASSGNVISSLNSDFAANKYAIGLLSTDNVPGASDHWHFVSIDGVSPTIANVIAGKYDYFLEQTIQWRSVAVNGVAAPSGNMDLFLSTFKVRSGDPIIIATLPGLGALPGDYLPLLDSNYNVTNGVMRGTRQANTCSPYQLFF; this is encoded by the coding sequence ATGAAACTGATCAACCTGTTTCTGGCCAATGCGATGACGCTGCTTGCTTGCCAAGCATTTGCGCATGGCCCGACAGTGACACCCGACCTGGAGGTATTTATTTCCGGTTCTTCAGCATTGCAAAAGACCCTGGGGAAGACAGCTGGGAGCATGATGCAAGCTGGCACTATCGATGTGTATTACGATAATACTTCCGGCGGAAGCAACTACCGTGCTTATTTCGGTACGGTGAACGGCACTGGTACCGCACTGGACGGAAAGAAAGTGTTGATACATGAAAGCGCCGTCGGCGGCTCGCTCATGGGTGTGACCCCGGTTGCAAAAGCCACGGCTATCAGCCGCATGAAAATTGAAACTGCAACATGCACTTCCACCGGTGCAGCTTATCCGTCGGCTACCTACAATTGCAGCGCAACTGTGAATGCCGTGCCAGATGCAGGCGTATCCGATATGGAACCCAGTCTGTTCGTTGGCTCCAACCTGCCAATTGGCACGGTTCAACTGAATCAGACTGAATTAGGCCACTTGTTTGTTCAGAGCCAGAACGCCGTGGTATACGGAATCGCGGTAAGCGACAACGTTTACGCGAATGTGACCAATCTAAGTCGATTTCAGATCACAAGCTTGTTGACTGGAAGCTATCAGGAATGGGGCCCGATTAATCCTTCTCTGGCAGGTCATTTCGTGCGAGTCGAACGCCGAGTGTCCGGTTCGGGCACTCAGGCTTCCGCTAATGCCTTTTTTGGTGGCTATCCATGCTCTTCAGGCTCAGTGGCTTTGGCAGATGCATCCTTTAGTAATGCAGGGCAATATGAAGTAGCGGAAAATGCCAGTTCGGGCAATGTAATATCAAGCTTAAACTCGGACTTCGCCGCTAACAAATACGCAATTGGGCTGTTGTCCACCGATAATGTCCCAGGCGCTTCCGATCACTGGCACTTTGTTTCCATCGATGGTGTTTCGCCGACCATTGCAAATGTGATCGCTGGCAAATACGATTATTTTTTAGAGCAAACCATTCAATGGCGCTCTGTTGCTGTGAACGGCGTTGCCGCTCCGTCGGGCAATATGGACCTGTTCCTGTCTACCTTCAAAGTGCGTTCCGGTGACCCCATTATTATTGCCACATTGCCCGGCTTGGGCGCGCTGCCTGGGGACTATTTGCCGTTATTGGATAGTAACTACAATGTGACCAATGGCGTGATGAGGGGCACTAGACAGGCCAATACATGCTCGCCGTATCAGCTCTTCTTTTAA